Proteins from a genomic interval of Trifolium pratense cultivar HEN17-A07 linkage group LG6, ARS_RC_1.1, whole genome shotgun sequence:
- the LOC123891825 gene encoding probable protein phosphatase 2C 68 — MAAVKANDVVEDRSQLDIGWVNSRCQMERGFIEFARNGFEQQHQSSSRIERKKMFQNNNNVDEFDQDPMSWSMQLENHFCGEFSMASIQSNLKMEDKSQVEVCNYATFVGIYDGNKGDSAARYLNNYIFKDLLDRIEKYLKRYNMTKDAAKEIMLQSFSEMEKQFTEIADFGYTSWKNPYMSVVSSGCLICLIWGRELYLANLGDSRAILCSNQPGSELLVHPMLRDHNCRNVEIRQELESLHGHDDTICSNVFGEWRVKGLSETSRCIGNAYLKKAEFTTESGFKAAPGEEVTSIFTEPVLSAEPELYTRDLDGTEKFIIFGSGGFWKLLTNEEAAKIVNDHPREGIAKRLAAQAVKVAAERWGLAYREVMLAPKGVKISGKPCTSSELIKPLYHDDITVIVVYLDLNLPVTVDSETYNSYRSHSDSVLPSGFGYDVEVDDHWDYGKIDDVYGDT, encoded by the exons ATGGCTGCAGTTAAGGCAAATGATGTTGTGGAGGATCGCAGCCAGCTCGATATTGGTTGGGTGAATTCTCGATG TCAAATGGAGAGAGGGTTTATTGAGTTTGCTAGAAATGGTTTTGAGCAACAGCATCAG tCTTCATcaagaattgaaagaaagaaaatgtttcagaataataataatgttgatgAATTTGATCAAGATCCTATGTCTTGGTCAATGCAACTGGAAAATCATTTTTGTGGTGAATTTTCTATGGCTTCCATTCAATCTAACCTAAAAATGGAAGATAAAAGTCAAGTGGAGGTGTGCAACTATGCAACTTTTGTTGGCATATACGATGGAAACAAAGGAGATTCTGCTGCTAGGTATCTCAACAATTACATCTTCAAGGATCTACTGG ACCGTATTGAGAAGTATCTAAAGAGATATAATATGACAAAGGATGCTGCAAAAGAAATTATGTTACAATCTTTTTCTGAAATGGAGAAACAATTCACCGAAATAGCTGACTTTGGTTATACGTCTTGGAAAAACCCATACATGAGCGTTGTGAGCTCcggttgtttgatttgtttgatttggggACGGGAGTTGTATCTTGCCAATCTAGGAGACTCACGAGCTATACTATGTTCTAACCAGCCTGGTTCAGAATTGCTTGTTCATCCAATGCTGAGAGATCACAATTGCAGAAATGTAGAGATTCGGCAAGAACTCGAATCATTACACGGGCACGACGATACCATTTGCTCCAATGTCTTTGGGGAATGGCGCGTCAAAGGCTTAAGCGAG ACAAGTAGATGTATAGGCAATGCATATTTGAAAAAAGCTGAATTTACTACAGAGAGTGGTTTTAAAGCCGCACCAGGAGAAGAGGTTACGTCAATATTCACGGAACCAGTTCTATCAGCAGAACCAGAGTTGTATACAAGAGATTTAGATGGTACTGAAAAGTTCATTATATTTGGATCTGGTGGATTTTGGAAATTATTAACAAATGAGGAGGCTGCTAAAATCGTTAATGACCATCCGCGAGAA ggaATCGCAAAGAGGCTAGCAGCTCAGGCTGTAAAAGTTGCAGCTGAAAGATGGGGCCTAGCCTATAGGGAAGTGATGCTTGCCCCTAAGGGAGTGAAAATAAGCGGAAAACCTTGTACTTCTTCCGAACTAATTAAGCCGCTTTATCATGATGATATAACTGTAATTGTTGTATATTTGGACTTAAATCTTCCTGTGACAGTAGACAGCGAGACTTACAACAGTTACCGAAGCCACTCGGATAGTGTTCTACCATCGGGTTTTGGCTATGATGTGGAAGTTGATGACCACTGGGATTATGGGAAGATTGATGATGTGTATGGTGACACATAG